AGCAGATCGCGCTCGCCCGGCTCGTCCTCGCGGACCCGCACACCCTGGTCCTCGACGAGGCGACCTCGCTGCTCGACCCGCGCGCGGCCCGGCACCTGGAGCGCTCGCTCGGCCGGGTCCTGGACGGCCGGACCGTCGTGGCGATCGCGCACCGGCTGCACACCGCGCACGACGCCGACCTGATCGCGGTGGTCGAGGCGGGCCGGATCAGCGAGCTCGGCAGCCACGAGGAGCTGGTCGCGGCCGACGGCGCGTACGCGGCGCTGTGGCGGTCCTGGCACGGCTGACCCCGCGCGCCGCACACCGGACCCGGGCCGGGCCGTCGCACGACGGCCCGGCTCGGCGGGGTTCGGTGACCGGTCGTGAGGCGCACCCGGCCCGGCGGGGTTCGGTGCCCGGTCGTGAGGCGCACCCGGCCCGGCGGGGTTCGGTGGCCGGCCGTGAGGCGCACCCCGCCCGGCGGCGCGCTCAGAAGTCGGCCGTGACGCGCACCCGGTCCGGCCGCGCTCAGTAGCCGATCGTGAAGCGGCGCTGGACGAAGCGGGGCAGCTCCGCCTCGTCCACGAGGGCCACGGCCGCGTCCTCCGCCGAGACGCGGCTGCGGCCCTCGGCGTCCCGGACCGGCTGGTCCTCGCCGATGCGGAAGCGACCGGTGCGCTCGCCGGGCGCGATGTCCTCGGCGGGGCTGAAGTAGGTCCACCGGCGGTTCGAGGTGCGCAGCACGTTCAGGGCGTCGCGGTGGCCGCGTACCGCCGCCGCGTACTCCCGGGGCAGGCCGACGGCGTCGAGGGTCTCGTGGAGGCGCTCCTCCGCGTCGGCGAGCACCACTCCGGGCTCGACCTCCAGGCTGCCCGCGCCGCCGATCACGATGAGCCGGGTCCTGGGGTGGCTCTCCAGGGCCTTGAGCAGGGCCCGTGCCGCCTCGGCGTAGACGCCGGAGTCGGCGATGGAACGCTTCACGGTGTCCGTGAGGTCCCGGGCGGCGTTCCCGGGCTGGAAGGCGCTGACGAGCACGTCGAGTCCGGGCAGGACGGCGGCGATGCCGTCCGCGTCGCACACGTCGAGGCTCGCCCAGGTGATGTTCTCGCGGGTCTCCCCCGCCGCCGCGTCCGTGGCGTCGCGGCTGAAGGCGCTGATGTGGTGCCCGCGCTCCAGGGCTTCCGCGACGACGCGGCTGCCGATGGTTCCGGTGGCTCCGATGACTCCGATGTGCATGGCTCTCCCCTGTGGTCGCATCACTGGCGTGACGCCGTGAGAAAACTATACGCCGTGAAGTTCACGGCGTGCAGTTTCCATACACCCCTCACGAAAGCGGTAGGCTGCCCGGATGACCGGGACTTCAGAAGCACCGAAGGGCACGGCTCCGGCCGGGCGGGGACGCCGTCAGCGGCTCCGGGCCGAGACCACCGCCGAGATCAAGGACACGGCGCTGCGCCTGATGGCCTCGGGCGGTCCCGACGCCATCACCCTGCGGGCCATCGCCCGCGAGATGGGCATGACGGCCAACGCGATCTACGGCTACTTCGCCACGCGCGACGACCTGGTCACCGCGCTCATCGACGACGTGTACTCCGCGCTCGCCGACTCCGTCGAGGCGGCCTGGGCCCAGACCCCCGCCGAGGACCCGGCCGCCCGGATCCTGGCCTGGGCCCGCGCCTTCCGCACCTGGGCCCTGACGAACCCCGAGGGCTTCCGGCTCGTCTACGGCGACCCCGTGCCCGGCTACCGCGCCCCCGAGGCGGGTCCCGCGCCGGACGCGGCCCGCCGGGTGTGCACCGGGCTCGCCGGCCTCGCGGCGGCGGCCTGGCCGCACGCCGAACCCCTGTACCGGGACAGCGCGTTCACCTGGTCCGACTTCGACGCCGGACTCCTCGACAAGGTCCGTCCGGCCTTCCCCGAGCTGCCGCCCGCCGGCGTCGCCCTGGCACTGCGGCTCTGGGGGCACCTGCACGGACTCGTGGCCCTGGAGGTGTACGGCCACCTCGGCCGCCAGACGGCCAGCCCGGACAAGCTCTTCCAGGAGGAGCTGGCCCGGCTGGTGACGAGCCTCGGGGTCCCGGCCTAGAGGAATCCGAGCGGCCGAGGCTCCGCCGACGCCGCCGAGGAGCATGAAGGCGGGCATCAGGACCTTGAGCTCGACCCAGCTGCCGGCCCGGAAGCGCATGCCCTTGGGCGGGCCGAGCGGGTACCAGCGCTTGCGGCCCACGGGGATGGGCCACAGGATCGGGCAGCCCGAGACGGTCAGTGCGTCACCGATGTCGTGCACGAGGGCGCCGAGGACGATCGGCAGGCCGAGCCACAGGTACTCCTGGCCGGGGCCTGTGAAGAACCAGTCCGAGCCGTTGCCGGGCTTGTCGAGGACGCCCGCGAGGATCCAGGCGCTGGTGGCGCCGAGCAGCCAGACCAGGACGTCGCTGGACATCCGGGCGGCCCGCCACAGCAGGCCTTCCACGGCGAGGACCAGATGCACGAAGAGGATCGCGAGGACGGCCCAGCGGCCGCCGGTGACCGCCGCGACGGAGGCCCCGGCGCCGATCAGGACCGCCCAGAGCCAGGTGTGGGTGAGGGTCCGGTGTCCGCCGGACCTGCGGGGGTCCGAGGAGGAGCGGGTGGCCTTGTAGACGGCGTACGACAGCTTGTCGACGATCTCGCAGAGGCCCCGGGAGACCGGTCCGAAGGCGCGGGAGATGGTCGCCGACTTGTGGTCGAGGTCGGGCGCGAGGGCCGCGCCCGCGCAGATGAGCGCGCCGACGACGAGAACCGGCCAGGGCATCGGGTGGTCGGAGGCGGCCGCGGCCGCTCCGACCCCGAGCCATGCCGCCGCTCCGGACAGCGAATGCGCCGGTCCCATCATGGTTGGTGCGCCCCGTTTCTCCCCTGCCGGCGCCGAGTTGACGGCCGGTCGACGGACGAGCCTATCGTCCGTGATCAAGACCGCCGATGGCCGGTTCCCTCATCCGAGCGGAATGCGGGCAAGATGGGGGCGTGACCCTTATCGATCAGCTGCCGCCGACCGCCGACCCCGACGCCCTCTTCGAGGCCTTCTCCTCCTGGGCCGAGGACCGGGGCATCACGCTCTACCCGGCCCAGGAAGAGGCACTGATCGAGGTCGTCTCCGGGGCCAACGTGATCTTGTCCACACCCACCGGATCGGGAAAGTCGCTGGTCGCGGCGGGTGCGCACTTCACCGCGCTCGCCAATGACCAGGTGACCTTCTACACGGCGCCGATCAAGGCGCTGGTGTCGGAGAAGTTCTTCGACCTGTGCAAGCTCTTCGGCACCGAGAACGTCGGCATGCTGACCGGCGACGCCTCCGTGAACGCGGACGCCCCGGTGATCTGCTGCACGGCCGAGGTGCTCGCCTCGATCGCGCTGCGCGACGGCAAGTACGCCGACATCGGCCAGGTCGTCATGGACGAGTTCCACTTCTACGCCGAGCAGGACCGCGGCTGGGCCTGGCAGATCCCGCTGCTCGAACTCCCCCAGGCGCAGTTCGTCCTCATGTCGGCGACGCTCGGCGACGTGTCGATGTTCGAGAAGGACCTGACCCGGCGCACCGGGCGGCCGACCTCCGTGGTCCGCTCGGCGACCCGGCCCGTGCCGCTGTCGTACGAGTACCGGCTCACGCCCATCACGGACACCCTGACCGAGCTCCTGGAGACCAAGCAGGCGCCCGTCTACATCGTGCACTTCACGCAGGCGCAGGCCGTCGAGCGCGCGCAGTCGCTGATGAGCATCAACATGTGCACGCGCGAGGAGAAGGACCAGATCGCCGAGCTCATCGGCAACTTCCGGTTCACCACCAAGTTCGGCCAGAACCTCTCGCGGTACGTCCGGCACGGCATCGGAGTGCACCACGCGGGCATGCTGCCGAAGTACCGGCGGCTGGTGGAGAAGCTCGCCCAGGCGGGTCTCCTGAAGGTGATCTGCGGGACGGACACCCTTGGCGTCGGCGTGAACGTGCCGATCCGCACGGTGCTCTTCACGGCCCTCACCAAGTACGACGGCAACCGGGTGCGGACCCTGCGGGCCCGGGAGTTCCACCAGATCGCGGGCCGGGCCGGCCGCGCCGGCTTCGACACCGCCGGCTTCGTGGTGGCCCAGGCCCCCGAGCACGTCATCGAGAACGAGAAGGCGCTCGCGAAGGCCGGCGACGACCCGAAGAAGCGCCGCAAGGTGGTCCGCAAGAAGGCCCCCGAGGGCTTCGTCGCCTGGAGCGACACCACCTTCGAGAAGCTGATCGACGCCGAGCCGGAGCCGCTGACCTCCCGCTTCAAGGTCACCAACATCATGCTGCTCTCGGTGATCGCCCGTCCCGGCAACGCCTTCGAGGCGATGCGCAAGCTCCTGGAGGACAACCACGAGCCGCGCAAGGCGCAGCTGCGGCACATCCGCCGGGCCATCGCGATCTACCGCTCGCTGCTCGACGGCGGTGTGGTGGAGCAGCTCGACGAGCCGGACGCCGAGGGCCGCACGATCCGGCTGACCGTCGACCTCCAGCAGGACTTCGCGCTCAACCAGCCGCTGTCGACGTTCGCCCTGGCCGCCTTCGACCTGCTCGACCCGGAGTCCCCCTCGTACGCCCTGGACATGGTGTCCGTCGTCGAGTCGACGCTCGACGACCCGCGCCAGATCCTCGCCGCCATGCAGAACAAGGCGCGCGGGGAGGCCGTCGGGCAGATGAAGGCGGACGGCGTCGAGTACGAGGAGCGGATGGAGCGGCTCCAGGACATCTCGTACCCGAAGCCGCTGGAGGAGCTGCTCTGGCACGCGTACAACGTGTACCGGAAGTCGCACCCGTGGGTCGGCGACCACCCGGTGTCGCCTAAGTCGGTCATCCGTGACATGTACGAACGGGCCCTGACGTTCACGGAGTTCACCTCCTGGTACGAGCTGGCCCGGACCGAGGGCATCGTGCTGCGGTACCTGGCGAGCGCGTACAAGGCGCTCGACCACACCATCCCCGACGACCTGAAGACCGAGGACCTGGAGGACCTGATCGCCTGGCTGGGCGAGATGGTGCGCCAGGTGGACTCCTCGCTGCTCGACGAGTGGGAGCAGCTCGCCAACCCGGAGATCCAGACGGCCGAGGAGGCCCAGGAGAAGGCCGACCAGGTCAAGCCGGTCACGGCGAACGCCCGCGCCTTCCGGGTCCTGGTGCGCAACGCGATGTTCCGCCGGGTGGAGCTGGCCGCCCTCGACAACGTCGACGCGCTCGGCGACCTCGACGCGGAGGCCGGCTGGGATGCGGACGCGTGGGGCGAGGCGATGGACGCCTACTGGGACGAGTACGACGACCTCGGTACGGGTCCGGACGCGCGCGGCCCGAAGCTGCTGGCGATCGAGGAGGACGCGGCGCACGGGCTGTGGCGCGTCCGGCAGACCTTCGCCGACCCGAACGGCGACCATGACTGGGGCATCAGCGCGGAGGTGGATCTCGCGGCCTCCGACGAGGAGGGCCGGGCCGTGGTCCGCGTGACGTCCGTCGGACAGCTGTAGAGGAGAACCGGGATGACCAACCCCGCCGAGAGGCTCGTGGACCTGCTCGACCTGGAGCAGATCGAGGTGAACATCTTCCGTGGGCGCAGCCCGCAGGAGTCGCTGCAGCGGGTCTTCGGCGGGCAGGTCGCCGGTCAGGCCCTGGTGGCGGCCGGCCGCACCACGGAGGGCGACCGGCCGGTGCACTCGCTGCACGCCTACTTCCTGCGGCCGGGGCGGCCCGGGGTGCCGATCGTGTACCAGGTGGAACGGGTGCGCGACGGGCGGTCGTTCACGACCCGCCGGGTCACGGCGATCCAGGAGGGTCGGACGATCTTCAACCTGACGGCCTCCTTCCACAAGCCGGAGGAGGGCGCCTTCGAGCATCAGCTGCCGCCGCGGCACCTGACCGACCCGGACAGCCTGCCGAACCTCGCCGACGAGATCCGGCAGCACCTGGGCGCGCTGCCGGAGGCGCTGGAGCGGATGGCCCGCCGACAGCCCTTCGACATCCGGTACGTGGACCGGCTGCGGTGGACGCCGGAGGAGGTCAAGGACGCGGACCCGCGGAGCGCGGTGTGGATGCGGGCGGTGGGCCCGCTGGGCGACGACCCGCTGGTCCACACCTGCGCCCTCACGTACGCCTCGGACATGACGCTCCTGGACGCGGTCCGGATCCCCGTCGAACCCCTCTGGGGCCCGCGGGGCTTCGACATGGCCTCCCTGGACCACGCGATGTGGTTCCACCGGCCGTTCCGGGCGGACGAGTGGTTCCTGTACGACCAGGAGTCCCCGATCGCGACGGGCGGCCGGGGCCTGGCCCGCGGCCGCATCTACGACCGCGAGGGCAGGCTGCTCGTGTCGGTGGTCCAGGAGGGCCTGTTCAGGAAGCTCTGACCACGGCCCGGGTCACTCGAACTCGGTGCCGCCCTTGCGGGTCAGATAGGCCGGGCTGACGGCCTTGGCGATGGCCCGGCCGCCGGTGACCGGGCTGTACCGCTCGGTCGCCGGCCGGATGACGACGCCCTCCCGCAGATGCGTCTCCCTGCCGGAGACGGTCTCGCGGCCGCTCGCGTGCACGAGGACGGTGTCGAGGTCGTACGGCCCGGAGTACAGGCGCGGTACGAGCGGCACCTCACCGGCGTCGGTCACCGCCTCGGGGTCCAGCCACCGCACCTGCCCGTCGATCTCGGCGGACACGTCGAAGAGGGCGTACCCGACGGTCTCGGAGCGGGCGTCGGCGCCGTAGGCGAGGTCCTGCACCCCGGAGCCGTACACCTCGCCGAAGAGCCCCACGCGGCGGGCGCCGAGCCTCTTGGCGAGCCGCTCGGCGACGCCGGCGAGCCCGTGGCCGTGGACGGCGCGCCAGTACAGGTTGCGCGGGTCCTCCTTGAGGGCGAGCCCCTTCGCCCCGAACCCCTTGGAAGTGACCTGGACCCGGCCCTCCTCGGCGTGGAAGGTCAGGAGGCAGGCGGTGCCGTGCAGCTTCTCCGTGAGGACGACCGCCTCGCCGGGCTCGAACACGTCCGGATAGCGCTGCAGGTTCTCGATGTCGACCCAGGGCAGCAGCTCGGGCGCGGGCTCGACCTCCCCGCTCATCGTCGGCGGTATCGGCGGCACCCACTTGGTGATCCCGAGCGTCTCCGCGAAGTCGGCTCCCTCGGCCGCGGCCCGTACCAGGTCGACGTCGGCGAGCGCGGCCGGGCGGCACACGAGCCCCTGCGACAACTCCCCGCGCAGCCGCACCGCCTTCACCCGGTCCGCGT
This is a stretch of genomic DNA from Streptomyces sp. R44. It encodes these proteins:
- a CDS encoding NAD(P)-dependent oxidoreductase; protein product: MHIGVIGATGTIGSRVVAEALERGHHISAFSRDATDAAAGETRENITWASLDVCDADGIAAVLPGLDVLVSAFQPGNAARDLTDTVKRSIADSGVYAEAARALLKALESHPRTRLIVIGGAGSLEVEPGVVLADAEERLHETLDAVGLPREYAAAVRGHRDALNVLRTSNRRWTYFSPAEDIAPGERTGRFRIGEDQPVRDAEGRSRVSAEDAAVALVDEAELPRFVQRRFTIGY
- a CDS encoding acyl-CoA thioesterase, with the protein product MTNPAERLVDLLDLEQIEVNIFRGRSPQESLQRVFGGQVAGQALVAAGRTTEGDRPVHSLHAYFLRPGRPGVPIVYQVERVRDGRSFTTRRVTAIQEGRTIFNLTASFHKPEEGAFEHQLPPRHLTDPDSLPNLADEIRQHLGALPEALERMARRQPFDIRYVDRLRWTPEEVKDADPRSAVWMRAVGPLGDDPLVHTCALTYASDMTLLDAVRIPVEPLWGPRGFDMASLDHAMWFHRPFRADEWFLYDQESPIATGGRGLARGRIYDREGRLLVSVVQEGLFRKL
- a CDS encoding RNA ligase (ATP), whose protein sequence is MSTLRVTAEVLTVHPHPNADALELAQVGLYRAVVAKGIYKTGDAAVYIPEQAVLPLALVEELGLTGRLAGGNADRVKAVRLRGELSQGLVCRPAALADVDLVRAAAEGADFAETLGITKWVPPIPPTMSGEVEPAPELLPWVDIENLQRYPDVFEPGEAVVLTEKLHGTACLLTFHAEEGRVQVTSKGFGAKGLALKEDPRNLYWRAVHGHGLAGVAERLAKRLGARRVGLFGEVYGSGVQDLAYGADARSETVGYALFDVSAEIDGQVRWLDPEAVTDAGEVPLVPRLYSGPYDLDTVLVHASGRETVSGRETHLREGVVIRPATERYSPVTGGRAIAKAVSPAYLTRKGGTEFE
- a CDS encoding DEAD/DEAH box helicase gives rise to the protein MAGSLIRAECGQDGGVTLIDQLPPTADPDALFEAFSSWAEDRGITLYPAQEEALIEVVSGANVILSTPTGSGKSLVAAGAHFTALANDQVTFYTAPIKALVSEKFFDLCKLFGTENVGMLTGDASVNADAPVICCTAEVLASIALRDGKYADIGQVVMDEFHFYAEQDRGWAWQIPLLELPQAQFVLMSATLGDVSMFEKDLTRRTGRPTSVVRSATRPVPLSYEYRLTPITDTLTELLETKQAPVYIVHFTQAQAVERAQSLMSINMCTREEKDQIAELIGNFRFTTKFGQNLSRYVRHGIGVHHAGMLPKYRRLVEKLAQAGLLKVICGTDTLGVGVNVPIRTVLFTALTKYDGNRVRTLRAREFHQIAGRAGRAGFDTAGFVVAQAPEHVIENEKALAKAGDDPKKRRKVVRKKAPEGFVAWSDTTFEKLIDAEPEPLTSRFKVTNIMLLSVIARPGNAFEAMRKLLEDNHEPRKAQLRHIRRAIAIYRSLLDGGVVEQLDEPDAEGRTIRLTVDLQQDFALNQPLSTFALAAFDLLDPESPSYALDMVSVVESTLDDPRQILAAMQNKARGEAVGQMKADGVEYEERMERLQDISYPKPLEELLWHAYNVYRKSHPWVGDHPVSPKSVIRDMYERALTFTEFTSWYELARTEGIVLRYLASAYKALDHTIPDDLKTEDLEDLIAWLGEMVRQVDSSLLDEWEQLANPEIQTAEEAQEKADQVKPVTANARAFRVLVRNAMFRRVELAALDNVDALGDLDAEAGWDADAWGEAMDAYWDEYDDLGTGPDARGPKLLAIEEDAAHGLWRVRQTFADPNGDHDWGISAEVDLAASDEEGRAVVRVTSVGQL
- a CDS encoding TetR/AcrR family transcriptional regulator, whose product is MTGTSEAPKGTAPAGRGRRQRLRAETTAEIKDTALRLMASGGPDAITLRAIAREMGMTANAIYGYFATRDDLVTALIDDVYSALADSVEAAWAQTPAEDPAARILAWARAFRTWALTNPEGFRLVYGDPVPGYRAPEAGPAPDAARRVCTGLAGLAAAAWPHAEPLYRDSAFTWSDFDAGLLDKVRPAFPELPPAGVALALRLWGHLHGLVALEVYGHLGRQTASPDKLFQEELARLVTSLGVPA